One stretch of Chryseobacterium sp. LJ668 DNA includes these proteins:
- the nudK gene encoding GDP-mannose pyrophosphatase NudK, with translation MQNTNIHIEKTEILSDNWYTLKKITFNVLKNDGKTETQSREAYDRGNGAVILLYNAAKKTVILTRQFRMPTYINGNSTGMLIEACAGLLDNNHPEDCIIREAEEETGYKISKVEKVFEAYMSPGSVTEILHFFIAEYSDEMKINNGGGLQEEGEDIEVLEIDIEKAHKMIDSGDIKDAKTIMLLQHLRLKNLM, from the coding sequence ATGCAGAATACAAACATACATATAGAAAAGACTGAAATTTTATCAGATAACTGGTACACTTTAAAAAAGATCACTTTCAATGTTTTAAAAAATGACGGCAAGACCGAAACCCAAAGCAGAGAAGCCTATGACAGGGGAAATGGTGCTGTGATTTTGTTATATAACGCAGCCAAAAAAACGGTAATTTTAACGAGACAATTCCGGATGCCGACTTACATCAACGGAAATTCTACCGGAATGCTGATCGAAGCATGTGCAGGATTATTAGACAATAATCATCCTGAAGATTGTATAATAAGAGAGGCCGAAGAAGAAACAGGCTACAAAATATCGAAGGTTGAAAAAGTTTTTGAAGCCTATATGTCACCCGGATCTGTCACAGAAATTCTTCATTTCTTCATTGCAGAATATTCTGATGAAATGAAAATCAACAATGGTGGTGGTCTGCAAGAAGAGGGAGAAGATATTGAAGTTCTGGAAATCGATATTGAAAAAGCTCATAAAATGATTGATTCCGGTGATATCAAAGATGCAAAAACCATTATGCTTCTTCAACATTTGCGCCTTAAAAATTTAATGTAG
- a CDS encoding TIGR01777 family oxidoreductase: protein MKEIVIITGAGGTLAKALAKKLENKYAIRFLTRTKKHENEFEWNIEKGIIDENAFENVSHIIHLAGANISEKKWTEERKKEIISSRVDSAQLILKALQKKNIQLKSFISASAVGIYGAITSEKIFKEDDQKGNDFLSEVVIRWEKAADEFLEKGLAERVVKVRTSIVLSEKEGALKKMSVPVKFGIGSPIGSGRQYIPWIHIDDICSVFEFALKNENVSGAYNASAPQHTDNENLTKEIAEVLDKPLFMPNVPGFVMKLIFGELAVVLLEGSRTSSEKLQNAGFQFKFPDLKNALEDLFKNNKLT, encoded by the coding sequence ATGAAAGAAATTGTCATCATAACCGGAGCAGGCGGAACTTTAGCAAAAGCTTTGGCTAAAAAACTTGAAAATAAATATGCTATCCGGTTTTTAACAAGAACAAAAAAGCATGAAAATGAATTTGAATGGAATATTGAGAAAGGAATCATTGATGAAAATGCATTTGAAAATGTAAGTCATATCATACATCTTGCCGGAGCCAATATTTCAGAAAAAAAATGGACTGAAGAGCGAAAAAAAGAAATCATCTCGAGCCGTGTTGACTCTGCACAATTAATTCTTAAAGCCTTACAAAAGAAAAATATTCAGCTTAAATCTTTTATTTCGGCATCAGCTGTCGGCATTTACGGAGCCATTACTTCAGAGAAAATATTTAAGGAAGATGACCAAAAGGGAAATGATTTTCTAAGTGAAGTCGTTATCCGTTGGGAAAAAGCTGCTGATGAATTTTTGGAGAAGGGTCTCGCTGAAAGAGTGGTAAAAGTTCGGACATCTATTGTACTTTCCGAAAAAGAAGGAGCTTTAAAAAAGATGTCTGTTCCTGTAAAATTTGGGATCGGATCGCCTATTGGCAGCGGCAGACAGTACATACCGTGGATTCATATTGATGATATTTGTTCGGTCTTTGAATTTGCTTTAAAAAACGAAAATGTAAGCGGTGCTTACAATGCTTCTGCGCCACAACATACTGATAATGAAAACTTGACGAAAGAAATTGCTGAAGTCTTAGACAAACCTCTCTTTATGCCCAATGTTCCGGGGTTTGTAATGAAGCTTATCTTTGGTGAACTCGCTGTCGTATTGCTTGAAGGCTCCAGAACTTCTTCAGAAAAACTGCAGAACGCAGGTTTTCAATTTAAATTTCCTGATTTAAAAAATGCTTTAGAAGATTTATTCAAAAATAATAAACTTACATAA